The following are encoded in a window of Astyanax mexicanus isolate ESR-SI-001 chromosome 6, AstMex3_surface, whole genome shotgun sequence genomic DNA:
- the nsmce2 gene encoding E3 SUMO-protein ligase NSE2 has product MSLSSVQPALSSLKTCQVDIGTGMDIVSDVALDLVEAQGTDDSPSLRKLEQMMLECAALDREINCFVESVEQTTAHVRREPPQAMFSLLNSVKNRFAELKDRDSDVQRHSKVVAFRDNIRKSLAQVNQSAAAHVEEELDEDIAVTQSQTNFTCPLTQVEMVNPVRNKKCQHYYDQEAALTMIKTRHNNKKKFRCPVVGCSNSDVKQSDLELDLVMKRLIQTNKRQSGKS; this is encoded by the exons ATGTCGTTGAGTTCAGTTCAGCCCGCGCTGTCCAGTCTGAAGACATGTCAGGTGGATATTGGGACAGGGATGGACATCGTGTCAGATGTCGCTCTGGATCTGGTGGAAGCCCAAG GCACTGATGACAGTCCGAGTTTAAGAAAATTGGAGCAGATGATGTTAGAATGCGCTGCTCTGGACAGAGAGATAAACTGTTTTGTGGAATCTGTTGAGCAGACGACAGCTCAT GTGAGACGAGAACCTCCACAGGCCATGTTCTCGCTGTTAAACTCTGTAAAGAATCGCTTTGCTGAACTAAAGGACAGGGATTCAGACGTTCAGAGACACAGCAAAGTAGTGGCTTTCAGAGACAACATCAGGAAATCTTTGGCACAAG tgaaccaatcagCGGCTGCCCATGttgaagaggagctggatgaaGACATTGCTGTTACACAGAGCCAGACAAACTTCACATGTCCTCTTACCCAG GTTGAGATGGTAAATCCAGTACGAAACAAGAAGTGCCAACATTACTACGACCAAGAAGCTGCACTGACCATGATCAAGACCAGACACAACAACAAGAAGAAGTTCCG CTGTCCTGTGGTCGGCTGTTCAAACTCGGATGTGAAGCAGTCAGATTTGGAGTTGGACCTGGTGATGAAGAGATTGATCCAGACCAACAAGAGGCAGAGTGGGAAGAGCTGA
- the derl1 gene encoding derlin-1 has translation MSDIGDWFKSVPFITRYWFAGSIAVPLIGKLGLISPVFLVLWPEAFFHKFQIWRPITSTLYFPVGPGTGFLYLVNLYFLYQYSSRLETGAFDGRPADYIFMLLFNWLCIVITGLMMDMQLLMIPLIMSVLYVWAQLNRETVVSFWFGTRFKACYLPWVILGFNYIIGGSVVNELIGNLVGHFYFFLMFKYPMDLGGRSFLSTPQFLYRWFPNRRGGVSGFGVPPTRRQVPQEQAGGGGGGGGGGRYNWGQGFRLGDD, from the exons ATGTCAGATATCGGGGACTGGTTTAAGAGCGTCCCGTTCATCACCCGGTACTGGTTCGCGGGCTCGATCGCGGTTCCGCTGATCGGGAAGCTGGGGCTGATCAGCCCGGTGTTCCTCGTGCTGTGGCCGGAGGCTTTCTTCCACAAGTTCCAG atATGGAGGCCGATAACATCCACTCTGTACTTTCCAGTTGGGCCCGGAACAGGATTCCTGTATCTGGTCAATCTGTATTTCCTCTATCAGTACTCCAGCAGACTTGAAACAG GGGCCTTTGATGGACGACCAGCCGACTACATCTTCATGCTCCTGTTCAACTGGCTTTGCATCGTT ATAACGGGCTTAATGATGGACATGCAG cTCCTCATGATCCCCCTGATCATGTCCGTCCTGTACGTGTGGGCGCAGCTGAATCGAGAGACGGTCGTGTCCTTCTGGTTTGGCACCAGATTTAAG GCTTGTTATCTTCCCTGGGTCATTCTGGGATTCAACTACATCATCGGTGGCTC AGTGGTAAATGAGCTGATTGGGAATTTAGTGGGTCACTTCTACTTCTTCCTCATGTTTAAATACCCAATGGACCTGGGCGGCAGATCCTTCCTCTCCACTCCTCAGTTCCT CTACCGGTGGTTTCCTAATCGACGAGGAGGAGTGTCTGGATTTGGCGTCCCGCCCACCAGGAGACAAGTGCCACAGGAGCAGGCAGGAGGGGGCGGGGGTGGCGGAGGCGGTGGACGTTACAACTGGGGTCAAGGCTTTCGCCTCGGGGACGACTGA